accgccttgatgttagttgagaacgacagggtgttgtccaggatcacgccaaggttcttagcgctctgggaggaggacacaatggagttgtcaaccgtgatggcgagatcatggaacgggcagtccttccccgggaggaagagcagctccgtcttgccgaggttcagcttgaggtggtgatccgtcatccacactgatatgtctgccagacatgcagagatgcgattcgccacctggtcatcagaagggggaaaggaaccCATTTATGGGTTCTTTATGAGACAAATCTCAAATCTGTGAATTGTAATTCGGAACATATCATAccaaatgggtgatggacatccacaaattaattcaCATCATACAAAACATaaaatatcatactaaatggggcCTCAGATTTttgtacagaataatatgaaattcTCTGAGACCAGTTTGACACCCTAGACACTTAGTACTACTCTCCcatctgtttttttctctctaaCACATACACTGCTAACACTATGATGGAATTGTTCACACTCATTGTAGTGTCTTAGCTCTTATTACTTATTTATATAATAAGAAAGACTCTGAATACAAGAAATGGTACTGGAGCTTCACATTTTACTGGAATCAATTAGTACCAGAATAACATAGAACAACACTGCGCATGACCAAGGATGCTCCATTCTTAAAGGGGAcatcagtaattaacagaacataaCACTCATTATGTAGATCAGTGTTTAAATGAATGAATCTTAGATTCTATAATATTAGGAGTCTGATGTCAGTTGTGTTTACATCTAACCCGCCAGGGCTCTCTACTGGTTCTCTCCACACTCTCAAGCCCCACATCGACTAGGACTTCCAAGGAAAGACAATATTACATGCTCATGCTGGTGGGCTGTTTGGTGATGCCCAACCTGCTCGTGTTCCTCAAGTCACTGTGGAAATGCGCTTTCAAGAACTTCGTCCCACCAAACATGAGAACTATGGGAATTGTAAGTTGAAATATTATACAATTTGACTTCTTGGTGATCTTTGTATGTCTTAATTGCTGCTCAAATTTCTTGCTGTCAGTGTTGGGGAATTCATTTCTAATCTATACAGTATTTTCAGTAGTTAGTTATATTttcaccatgtagcggtgtagctaactactggaaatacACAATGCTTTTTTTCtgcaaaaagaaaagaaaataggGGAGAACTAGGCAAGAATTTCCTTTATTTTTCGGGCATTAtacctgcctaattctcacttgaaacattGTGTTTGTGTTAAATAGGCTAAATTAAACATTCTGTTAACATATGACCGCAAAGTAATTTGACCTTGCAACTccttttcaaagtaactttactttaagggtagctttagtgtagcttctcttcttccagtgtgaagtaattggtagcctggtaaactatattttcagagtagcttccccaacactgcatGCTGTCAATACAAACTTAAATGTGTATTTTTCAGGTGTGTGGGATTGAATGCTTGGTGTCTCTTGGGACCTCCATCCTGGTGCTGGTGGTGATGCCCCAGTTTGACGTGCTGACCAATCTCTTTATCTCCGGGGGAGTCTGCATGCTTTCCTCAGTCCTACAGATTGTATTTCGTctgcagagagagaactggaagaTCATCTTCCCCATTTGTTCTCTTATGCTTGTCCTGACCGGCTACTTTCTCCTTGGGGCAGACTATTACGTCCGGGTAACCTCTTTTGTATCAGGCCAGGAGAAAGACTGTTATTGGTACGTTGGCATTGCAGTTTTTGCATCTTTTTTGGTTTCTCTGAACTGGTGGGAAAACCCAGTGCAGGCGAGCAACAACATGAAAGAAATGCTGGCTGAGTTGGACACCTTCAGAGACTTTGTATTTGTGATATCGAGTCTCCTAAGGGTTGTAGTCATTGCTGCTGTGTACCTCATCTACCACGTATTGATACAGAAAAACATTGTATGGTCAGATTTTGATTTCACCCCTAAGGCCAATGAAGATGAAAGTACAATTGCGAGGCATAAAGAGACCCTTGATATTGGTCTTACTGTACTTTTCCTTCAAGCCTTTTTCTCTGCTGCATGCCATTGGTTTGGAGTGGTGGCTTGTAAGATCCACTCTGTGCGAATGAGCTTCGCCTTCCCTGTCTGTTTTACCGGGCCCTCTGTTCTCATTATCGGCATGATCCTTTTCCTAACGCAATCTCAATACCTTGCTGGGGCCAACACAACTTCTATCATAGACTTTTGCTCGAGCCTAGTTGACCTGAGCACCAAGAACACCAGCGCAGTCGTGATGCTGGAGCTCACAAAGAGCATCTGCAGGACTTCTTTAGGTAGCCATTACTGGACCTGGCCTTTCTCCCTACTTGTGCTGGAGGGCATTTGCATGTGGCTCGGGCTCATCACATGCACCTACTACGTGTGGAACTTCAAGGTCCAGAGGATCGAACGCACAACTGAGCTGTTTGTACGACGCCTCTATGAATCTGCCTTCATCGACCTGTCTCTGCTTCTGAACACCAAGATGAAGGTTGTGCAAACGAGGAACCAGGAGAGGCAAGATTTTGCTATTTTATTGATTAAAATTTCACGTGGTTTAAGACTTCACATTGCAACAGTGCAAATAGACATTTGTTCAGTAATTGTTGAGTTTTGCCGACAGTGCACTATATAAGAAAGAGTCTTAGTGGTAGTGTGCTGAAATACACTTACTGACATTAACTCTGATCACTCTGCATTCAAACATGAATAGAAATggttctctacccccccccccctccatccaaaCATGTTCTCATACTTTCCCCATGTTTTTCATTCTACAGTAGTGTTGTTGACGATGTGGAGAATTGTGTCATTTACCTCTGTGCAACAATGTGGCATGAGACCTATGATGAGATGTTGAAGATCCTCACTTCCATGTTCAGGTATTGTGCTTATCAATTTCACTGGCTGTGTTTGATATTTAAATATTTCTAGCCCTGAAAAGTTATTTAATATAAATTCACaatgttagtgtgtgtgaatgagtgtgtgtgagtgtgtgcagcaGAGACCTCTTGTATACAACACAAGACAATGACCCCGTACACACCGCACTCAAGTTCTATAACTCATGTAGCCTTCAACACATTTGTCACTTGTGATAGAGTTTTTCTGCACAAAAATAATTACACAAGCGTTGTGGAGACACCGTAAAATGGTTGTGTAAACATGTTTGTACAGACAAACTCTCCAGTGTATTACAAAAATATCAGTTATGTCACAACCATTGTGTGAAATGCGTTCCACATCAGTTGTACAACCTTAGCGTGTACAGGACCAACAGACTTTGACAaaatacagtgaatgataaggaGGTGATTATTATAATGTTTTGCATAAAAATAGGATGTTCTCTTAACATGTGTCTTGATGGTTTCAGGTTGGACCGTTACAGAGGTGACCCAAAAGAGGAACATAAAGATGTTTTTGACTTTGAATGCCACATATTTGTAGATGACGCATTCATGATAGACAAGGAGACGGGCAAAAAGTTTATCAATGAATATGTGACCGATCTCATTCATGTGGTCATAGAGGTTTACAGGTAAGTGGACATTTTGTTTTTCTTTGCACTTTACTCCCTATAAACCCAGACCAAGTGTCAGTTAATGAGAACAAGCAAGCTCTACTTTAAGATGCATTCACTATAAATGGGGGAATTCTATAAATCCAAAAGACTGCCAACTGTTTCATAATGAATCTTGAATGTTTGTGCATTTCAGGGTATTCACCAATAAGGAGCCCGATGACGTGTCAATTATTGAGACTCCTTATGGTGGGCGATTAATGTTTGTGATGCCAGAAGGAAACATGCTGTATTTCCATTTGAAAGACAAACAGCTAATCAGAAACAAGAAGAGATGGTCACAGGTGGGTAGGATGATTTTCAATATTACTGTATTCCATGATTTCGCCACTGTTAACCTACATTCTTTAAACATACTTGAATTACTTTTCTTGAAGAACATGAATATATTGTAATTGCTTTTTTTGGTTTTAGTATGGACACACTAAATTAAATAGTTATAAATTTGCATCTGACATGTCTTTCAGATTATGTACCTCTACTATCTGCTTGGATGGAAAGGATACATTGTCAAGAATCCTCAAAAGATAACGGTATGTAATATATTTAATGGTAATTTCCATGTTATTGCCTTTATCCCCGCAATACAGCTGATCTGTAAATATAAAAAAATCAGTAGCGAGCCATGGTTCCATGGTTTCCCTAAATGAATGTGTATGATTTTCTTTGTATCTGTCTTCTACAGAGACAGAATAATCCTTGCCGTGCCAGTCTCATATCACTGGATGGGGAGAGTTTCCTGTTGccacagcatgacaatgacaGTAAGAGAAAACACATCTCTGATGACAATACCTACATCATGGCCCTGGATGGAGACACAGACTTCCACCCCGCAGCTCTGATATTACTGGTGGACCGACTTCGGAAGTACTGCAATGTGGGTGCTGCATGCGGACGAATCCACCCTACAGGAATGGGTGAGTAGAGCTGATGTTGATACACCCTTTACCGAAGAGTTAGGGGATCCACTCAGACATGGCTATGTCCAGCATACTGTATATTTCAAGTGCATCTATCCGTATCGCAGAAGCGTTGCGAAAGATCCGCGTTATAGCTCGCGTGAAATGTAAAGGCAGTGTTCCCGCGTTCGAGGAGACTGCAtccacggtaaacgctgcatatgtcggctcaatcggaaattaagTTGACATTTTATCGCGGATCTTCTGCGATACTTCCACGAAACGGAGCCCCTAATCCAATTCCAACCATAACCACAGAGAGATAATATATCAACATGTCTCGCTACACTATAACTGAACTGACATGCATTGATTTCTATTTTAGGTCCAATGGTGTGGTATCAGAAATTTGAGTATGCTGTTGGTCACTGGCTCCAGAAAACAGCTGAGCACGTGTTTGGTTCAGTCCTCTGCAGTCCTGGATGCTTCAGCTTGTTCAGGGGATCAGCTCTGATGGATGACAACGTGCTCAAGAGATACACCACCACTGCAACTAGAGCCTCTGAGTATGTTCAATATGATCAAGGTGACTACTTCCTTATTCTCCTATCAACAGCACTTGGTTGTCAGTATAGACTACTGGAGTATTAGATTATACAACAGGAGGTTCATAGAACATTTTATCACAGTTTATTGAGCTATTTCTGTTGGCTTCAATCGACCAAGGgtgacataaactcagcaaaaaaagaaatgtccctttttcaggaccctgtctttcaaagataatttgtaaaaatccaaataacttcacagatcttcattgtaaagggtttaaacactgtttcccatgcttgttcaatgaaccataaacaattaatgaacatgcacctgtggaacggtcgttaagacactaacagcttacagatggactctgaaaaacaccaaaagaaagatgcccagggtccctgctcatctgtgtgaacgtgccttaggcatgctgcaaggaggcatgaggactgcagatgtggccagggcaataaattgcaatgtccgtactgtgagacgccgaagacagcgctacagggagacaggacggacagctgatcgtcctcgcagtggcagaccacgtgtaacaacacctgcacaggatcggtacatccgaacatcacacctgcggtacaggtacaggatggcaacaataactgttcgagttacaccaggaacgcacaatctctccatcagtgctcagactgtcatcaataggctgagagagactggactgagggcttgtaggcctgttgtaaggcaggtcctcaccagacatcaccggcaacaatgtcacctatgggcacaaacccaccatcgctggaccagacaggactggcaaaaagtgctcttcactgatgagtcgcaattttgtctcaccaggggtgatggttggatttgcgtttattgtcgaaggaatgagcattacaccgaggcctgtactctggagcgggatcgatttggagttggagggtccgtcatggtctggggcggtgtgtcacagcatcatcgaactgagcttgttgtcattgcaggcaatctcaacgcggtgcgttacagggaagacatcctcctccctcatgtggtacccttcctgcaggctcatcctgaccctccagcatgacaatgccaccaacgatactgctcgttctgtgcgtgattgcctgcaagacaggaatgtcagtgttctgccatggccagcaaagagcccggatctcaatacattgagcacgtttgggacctgttggatcggagggtgagggctagggacattccccccagaaatgtacgggaacttgcaggtgccttggtggaagagtgggctatcatctcacagcaagaactgacaaatctggagcagtccatgaggaggagatgcactgcagtccttaatgcagctggtggccacaccagatactgactgttacttttgattttgaccccaacccctttgttcaaggacacattattccatttctgttagtcacatgtctgtggaacttgttcagtttatgtctcagttgttgaatcttgttatgttcatacaaatattacacatgttaagttttctgaatataaacgcagttgacagtgagaggacattttgtttttttgctgagtttacatatttACTGGCTCATTAAGTGTTCCCTAGAGATAATCACTAAGTGTGCATCTGTCCTAGGACCTGATAAGTATATTCACTTCCTTGAATCTTCCCTTTTCCCGCTGGCCAGGTGAGGACCGCTGGCTGTGCACCCTGCTCCTCCAGCAGGGCTGGAGAGTGGAGTACAACGCTGCGTCCGACGCCTACACCAACTCCCCTCAGGAGTTCAAAGAGTTTTACAACCAGAGGCGGCGCTGGGGGCCGTCTACTCTGGCCAACACCCTGGACCTCCTGCACAGTGGCAATGAGACGGTCAAGAGGAACTCTTCCATCTCCAGACTGTACATCTTCTACCAGATATTTACTGTCAGCTCCTCCATTCTCGGCCCTGCCTCTGTGTCTCTGATGATAGCAGGTACCTGTTCTGTTCATTCTTGTTCATTGTACGCACTCTTTTATGCCTATATGTTGTTAACCAATACTCATTATACGACCTAGAGTAACTAGAACTGAAGTGCCACATTTTCCCTTAAGTCaagttatatattttatttttattaaggtgtatatcagctttaatattgcagatcgATTGTTgtttctatcaatgtaattgtctgtatcatttccaatcccccatatatatttttttgtaaatactgtatattggttccccgggcgccgaaaacgtggatgttgattatgacagcccccccgcacctctctgattcagaggggttgggttaaatgcggaagacacatttcagttgaatgcattcagttgtataactgactagttatccccctttccctaaaatatacagtgtatattttcctttattattttcccctaacccaaCCACCcctccctaattggagtaaactaatggactaaaatacttaggcttctacttccagtttaTTCATACTATAAACATTtcacggacacagtatattttacattagttttattttgtttgtttttagtcccacccttcagcttccctcaacccctcccatctatctctgaagaccatccagtttttctagctgccatatatttttccactgtgctgtgatgtttcacaaaagttctgaacctttctattttcatagtttctacagattgtaaatgaaaaaatgtttttgctaagagtattatattattgattgggTGATATACAACATTCTATTGTCACGTTAAGTATTTTGAATTGTCAGGAAGTTCAAAAGCTCAAAGTCAGGCTGAGAGCCAGCTGGGTGAACGAGATTACATATGACTACACATTTTAGGGCACAGGGCTAAAGGACAAACAGTATAAAGTATGCCTACCCATCAGTTATGACTTTTGCTTTGGTTCAATAAAACCATAAAAGTCATGAGGTGAAGATGAGgtcaaattgtattttttttatgtgCTATGATATACAGATCTCCATCCCAGGAAGTATTCACTCTTTTTTCTGTCTTCCTCTTTAGGTGCTTTTCAGTTTGTGTTCAAAATTGAAGGAACCAATTCCATCATCATATCAGTCATCCCACCTATTTTCTACATGTTAATTTGTTTTTTGGCAAAACCAAACACCCAGATCACCATTGCAGCCATTATGAGCGTGTTGTACGCCTTTCTGATGTTAGCATCATTCTTCGCCATCATCGGTAAGCTTTGGCAATGACTCTTCACATGATCATTCACTCAACACACAAAACCAAGTTGTTTATGCAAAGATAAAGGTTACCTATAATCTTTTAAAGGGTGGCGGCTGGTGTTAAATGAGTCAGACTGTTACGATACACATTTCATTTCATGCGTTCCCCAGGTGACATGGCTACGCAGGGCACATTCATCACCCCAACTGGTCTCTTCCTGGTTTCCATGGCTGCCATGTACCTGGTGACAGCCATCCTTCACCCCCAGGAGTTCAGCATGATCATCTATGGTCTGATGTACTTCATCTGTATCCCCAGTGGCTATCTCTTGCTCACAATCTACTCCTTGGTGAACATGCACATTGTCACATGGGGCACTCGAGAGACAAACAAGGAAAAAGAACAGAAGAAGAACCAGAATGTTCTCTGTGATCGAAACTGCAAACTTTGCTGTTGGGATATGAAACTACAAGTCACCCAAGAGACGGATAACTTGATGCTCCAGCAACTACAGCAGGCAGTCAATCCAAACATACAAGTCACCCAGCAGGTGGTGCATGAACAGAAGCCCAACACCAAGGAAGAGAAAAACAATGCCCCAAATGAAGAAAACAATGAGGAAATAAGTCCAGAGCTTTTAGACCGCAAAAGAGCCAATAAAGACTTAGAATATGATACAAGGCATGTACAAAACATTTCACAAAGGCCCAAAGGACCTCGCTCATATACTGTCTAAAACAAACGTCTATCAAATGGAGGGCCTGTTGTTACCTGTAGTAACTTTTCATCCTCTTGTTCACAGCAGTGTTGACAGGTTTGACAGCATTCCTAAAAAGGAGAGCGCCTATTCCAGCATCGAAGATGACAACGATGATAAccatgacgatgatgatgataatatgcTTTATGACGGTTCGCTTTATAGTGGCTTCACCGAGGAAGAAAGAGAATTTGTACCTCAAAGTGGTAGGTGGTTCAGTACATGAAAGAGTATAGCTGTAACCTACAACATACAAAGAGTCAGTATGTAACTACAAGTTGAATTATAAATCAACAGCACCTCTACACAATTTGCTTTCAATAGATTGGGTTCAGCCTGTCAAGGAAGAGTTCCTGAAGAAATTGACCTACGCCAACTTGAAAAGGAACCTTCAGGAACAGATCCgttacaccctgagaaacaagaaCCAGGAGGATGTGTGTGAGGAGCTGGTGATGATGCTGACGGACACGGTGAACGGAGAGCTGAAGGACAAGGTGGGCCCAGAGGACGTGCTGAGCGACAGCCAGCTAGAAGAGCTGCAGTACGCCCTTAACGAGGCCGCCAGGAGGATCCTGAAAACCAACCGAATGGAGAGGCTTGAGAGGAGGGTAAAAAGAGCCATAGAGAAAACCCTCATTGCCCCACAGGTGGAGAAACTCACTGAGGTAATGTTTGAGTGAAAACACACCCGTTCATATTGTATTTAATGTTATATTGTATTGCCTGGTGTCTTACTGGTAGCAGCTCAGGACGTTGTTTTCTCTACATCTGTGACCTGGGATGGACTTCAGCAATAAGTTGACTAAGTACTCTGGAACCAGACCCTTTGAGTGATAATCTGAAGAACAGATAGTGTTGGGCAACAATGTGTTCCAATAAAATGAGCAAATATACATACCATGTTTCCCTATGCATTTTGGCAGGATGAACACGACTTTTGGAAGAAACTGCTTGAGAGATACCTCGCACCTATTGTTGATGATAAAGCTCATAAAGAGGAGGTGACAAGGGAACT
This genomic interval from Salvelinus fontinalis isolate EN_2023a chromosome 30, ASM2944872v1, whole genome shotgun sequence contains the following:
- the LOC129828685 gene encoding chitin synthase chs-2-like isoform X2, with translation MEELKFRGRKREGRHRDTWDPFQLNPIGAEKEEKRRCFELFQHLVAAFVGIMVLCSAVISKGSLLVLSTLSSPTSTRTSKERQYYMLMLVGCLVMPNLLVFLKSLWKCAFKNFVPPNMRTMGIVCGIECLVSLGTSILVLVVMPQFDVLTNLFISGGVCMLSSVLQIVFRLQRENWKIIFPICSLMLVLTGYFLLGADYYVRVTSFVSGQEKDCYWYVGIAVFASFLVSLNWWENPVQASNNMKEMLAELDTFRDFVFVISSLLRVVVIAAVYLIYHVLIQKNIVWSDFDFTPKANEDESTIARHKETLDIGLTVLFLQAFFSAACHWFGVVACKIHSVRMSFAFPVCFTGPSVLIIGMILFLTQSQYLAGANTTSIIDFCSSLVDLSTKNTSAVVMLELTKSICRTSLGSHYWTWPFSLLVLEGICMWLGLITCTYYVWNFKVQRIERTTELFVRRLYESAFIDLSLLLNTKMKVVQTRNQESSVVDDVENCVIYLCATMWHETYDEMLKILTSMFRLDRYRGDPKEEHKDVFDFECHIFVDDAFMIDKETGKKFINEYVTDLIHVVIEVYRVFTNKEPDDVSIIETPYGGRLMFVMPEGNMLYFHLKDKQLIRNKKRWSQIMYLYYLLGWKGYIVKNPQKITRQNNPCRASLISLDGESFLLPQHDNDSKRKHISDDNTYIMALDGDTDFHPAALILLVDRLRKYCNVGAACGRIHPTGMGPMVWYQKFEYAVGHWLQKTAEHVFGSVLCSPGCFSLFRGSALMDDNVLKRYTTTATRASEYVQYDQGEDRWLCTLLLQQGWRVEYNAASDAYTNSPQEFKEFYNQRRRWGPSTLANTLDLLHSGNETVKRNSSISRLYIFYQIFTVSSSILGPASVSLMIAGAFQFVFKIEGTNSIIISVIPPIFYMLICFLAKPNTQITIAAIMSVLYAFLMLASFFAIIGDMATQGTFITPTGLFLVSMAAMYLVTAILHPQEFSMIIYGLMYFICIPSGYLLLTIYSLVNMHIVTWGTRETNKEKEQKKNQNVLCDRNCKLCCWDMKLQVTQETDNLMLQQLQQAVNPNIQVTQQVVHEQKPNTKEEKNNAPNEENNEEISPELLDRKRANKDLEYDTSVDRFDSIPKKESAYSSIEDDNDDNHDDDDDNMLYDGSLYSGFTEEEREFVPQSDWVQPVKEEFLKKLTYANLKRNLQEQIRYTLRNKNQEDVCEELVMMLTDTVNGELKDKVGPEDVLSDSQLEELQYALNEAARRILKTNRMERLERRVKRAIEKTLIAPQVEKLTEDEHDFWKKLLERYLAPIVDDKAHKEEVTRELKSLRNKAVFLYFIVNVLWIVATFFLQAIGNDVISIKIQKVWPNGTSSGEYLKVEPLSLMFLLSFAVLLVVQFLAMLYHRVYTLIHVVSYRSTEKDYIPRDEEDEEGVIIENQIANGLVITSDDL
- the LOC129828685 gene encoding chitin synthase chs-2-like isoform X1, which codes for MEELKFRGRKREGRHRDTWDPFQLNPIGAEKEEKRRCFELFQHLVAAFVGIMVLCSAVISKGSLLVLSTLSSPTSTRTSKERQYYMLMLVGCLVMPNLLVFLKSLWKCAFKNFVPPNMRTMGIVCGIECLVSLGTSILVLVVMPQFDVLTNLFISGGVCMLSSVLQIVFRLQRENWKIIFPICSLMLVLTGYFLLGADYYVRVTSFVSGQEKDCYWYVGIAVFASFLVSLNWWENPVQASNNMKEMLAELDTFRDFVFVISSLLRVVVIAAVYLIYHVLIQKNIVWSDFDFTPKANEDESTIARHKETLDIGLTVLFLQAFFSAACHWFGVVACKIHSVRMSFAFPVCFTGPSVLIIGMILFLTQSQYLAGANTTSIIDFCSSLVDLSTKNTSAVVMLELTKSICRTSLGSHYWTWPFSLLVLEGICMWLGLITCTYYVWNFKVQRIERTTELFVRRLYESAFIDLSLLLNTKMKVVQTRNQESSVVDDVENCVIYLCATMWHETYDEMLKILTSMFRLDRYRGDPKEEHKDVFDFECHIFVDDAFMIDKETGKKFINEYVTDLIHVVIEVYRVFTNKEPDDVSIIETPYGGRLMFVMPEGNMLYFHLKDKQLIRNKKRWSQIMYLYYLLGWKGYIVKNPQKITRQNNPCRASLISLDGESFLLPQHDNDSKRKHISDDNTYIMALDGDTDFHPAALILLVDRLRKYCNVGAACGRIHPTGMGPMVWYQKFEYAVGHWLQKTAEHVFGSVLCSPGCFSLFRGSALMDDNVLKRYTTTATRASEYVQYDQGEDRWLCTLLLQQGWRVEYNAASDAYTNSPQEFKEFYNQRRRWGPSTLANTLDLLHSGNETVKRNSSISRLYIFYQIFTVSSSILGPASVSLMIAGAFQFVFKIEGTNSIIISVIPPIFYMLICFLAKPNTQITIAAIMSVLYAFLMLASFFAIIGDMATQGTFITPTGLFLVSMAAMYLVTAILHPQEFSMIIYGLMYFICIPSGYLLLTIYSLVNMHIVTWGTRETNKEKEQKKNQNVLCDRNCKLCCWDMKLQVTQETDNLMLQQLQQAVNPNIQVTQQVVHEQKPNTKEEKNNAPNEENNEEISPELLDRKRANKDLEYDTSSVDRFDSIPKKESAYSSIEDDNDDNHDDDDDNMLYDGSLYSGFTEEEREFVPQSDWVQPVKEEFLKKLTYANLKRNLQEQIRYTLRNKNQEDVCEELVMMLTDTVNGELKDKVGPEDVLSDSQLEELQYALNEAARRILKTNRMERLERRVKRAIEKTLIAPQVEKLTEDEHDFWKKLLERYLAPIVDDKAHKEEVTRELKSLRNKAVFLYFIVNVLWIVATFFLQAIGNDVISIKIQKVWPNGTSSGEYLKVEPLSLMFLLSFAVLLVVQFLAMLYHRVYTLIHVVSYRSTEKDYIPRDEEDEEGVIIENQIANGLVITSDDL